CCAGTGCAAAATAGCCAGATTTCCCGGACTTTGAGTTAAAGCATAGGATGTCCACCACAAGGGCGAGCGAGTCCAAATTCCTTCCAGCAAACACCAAAGCGCGATCCCCAGCAGCAATTCCCAGGCCCAGGCTTTTCGCCAAGGAGTCATGATCGCCAACACGCCCCCCCAGGCCCCGACCAGCACTACACCCCAACCTGTGACCGCAACCCAAGCCCCTAATGCCACAGCCAGACTCTGCACCGGAGATAAACCCATCCACATCAACGGATGCAACCCGGTAATCCAGGCCAGGCCCCAGCCATAGAACCCCAAGCCCCAACAGCCCGCTGCAAAAAATCCCTGCCGAAATCTCGCCCCGATATCTTGATATTCAGTCTTAACAGTTGCAATGAACCACACCGGAGCCAAACCGACCCAGGCCAGACCCCAAACTCCCCACGGCGGCAAGGATAGACCGGTGATTAAACCAAGGAAAAATAAAGTAACTCCCTGCCCTAATCCTGACAACCAAACTCGCTTTAGGAGGCTCAAATGCACAACTCTTTTATAAATTTTCAATCAACTCCTCAACTGTGACCTGTGCCTGTTTGAGAATTCCCCTTAAAGTTCCGACTTTTAACTCTTGATGGACTGGCACCACACAACCTAACTCTCCTTCCTCTAGCCTCTTTTTCATCACAACATGACTCCCTGTTTGACGGATCCGTTGAAATCCCAAACGCTCTAATGCTCTGATTACCTCTCTACTTGAGATTCGTGGGAGCTTAGGCATAACTAATTTCAATACTGGTCACGAACCTAGGGGATTTTTCGGGCAAAGGGAATTCTTCTAAATACAGTCGAGTTGCTTCTTTCAAGCCGGTAATCGCTTCTTCTATCGTTGTACCTTGATCAACTGTTCCAACCTCCGGACACTCAGCAATATACACATCTTCTTCCTTGTAAATAATCGCAGTGAAATGTTGGGTGTGCATCGAGATACCTTAAATCTTTGGGTAGAATGGGGACAGATTGTAGGATTATGAAATCTATTTCTAATTATATTGCTGCTCAAGAAATCAGGAATAATTTTACAGCACGATTCAAGATATAGCTCACACTTGCGTTATCAAAATGAATACTCAAACCCCCATTCCTCTTTCTCTTTACGAACTCGATTTCCAGGCCTGGACTGAAACCCAAGCAGAATATTTACGCACCCATAATATGGAACAACTCGATTTTGAGAACTTGGCCGAGGAGATTGCAGCATTGGGCAAACAGCAACAACAGGAACTCGAAAATCGCTTGGGAATTCTCTTAGGACATCTATTAAAATGGCACTATCAACCCCAATTTCGCAGTAAAAGTTGGCAGGCTACGATTCGAGAACAACGGCGGCAAATTAACCGATTGATTAGTAAAAACCCGAGCCTGAAATCCTATTGGCCAGAAGCGATGGCTGAAGGGTATTTGAATGCCCTAGATTTAGTTGATCGAGAAACTCCCCTAAAATTATCAGAACTCCCAGAAGTCTGTCCATTTTCAGTTGATGAGATTTTTGATGCTCCGATTGAATTTGAATGCGATTAAAAAAATCTGAAAATGATTTACTGATCTTTGCTAAACGTTAACTGACGATAGGCCTCAAATAATCCTAAGGCGGCACTCACCGATAAATTTAAACTCCGTACCTTGGCCTGGGGCATGGGAATAAAGGCGGACTGATCACAAACGGCGGCGATTTCCGCGGGAATGCCACTACTTTCACTGCCAAATAACAGCCAATCGGTCTCTTGATACTTGACATCCCAATAATTTGTTTTGCCCCGGGCCATAAACCCGACATAACGACCTCCCCTGGCCTGGGCCATCTGATGAAACTCCTCCCAACAACGGTGACAGGTAACATCCACATAGGGCCAATAATCAATCCCCGCCCGTTTCAAATCCCGATCCGTAATCCGAAAGCCCAACGGTTCAATCAAATGTAATTCCGTGCCCGTTGCCGCGCAGGATCTCGCAATATTGCCAGTATTGGGGGGAATTTCCGGGTAAATTAAAACCACACGGGGCATAGGTGACAGTAACTAAACAGGAATTAAATCAGGCAAGGGTTGACAGAGTTTATCTTCTAAATCCACTTCCTCGGCCTGGAGTTGCACAATTGCCTCTTGGATAATACTGGTGACAGATTGCCCTTGAGCATAGGATTGCAACCATTTCTGGGCCTGGTTACCCTCTCGGAGAATTTTCTTAACTGGATTGAGGAAGCAACTAAACCCCTGCTGTTTGGCTGTGGGATACACCTGGTCATAAAGCTCCCCAATCCAATCCGAGGCTGAAATTTCCCGGCCATCTTGCCAATGTCTTAAGGGTGCTCCCAAACTGGCCTGGGCCACCGCTATTTCATTCTCATCGGCCAACGCTGCTAAATCCAGGCCAGAGCGAGCTAAATCACTTTGAATCAGAGGATCAAGCTCAGGATTTTCGATCACTTGGAGTAACCGAGCTTCCAATAGAGCGGTAATGGCTAACAGCGAAATCGGATCAGTGACCAAATCACAAATGCGCAGTTCTAAGCGATTTAAATCGTAGGGACGACGATCACCATTGGGCCGGACGGCACTCCAGAGATGGCGGACATTTTGCATAGTGCCTAAGGCAAGTTGTTCCTTTGTCCAGGCAATAAAGTGTTGATGAGAAGTAAACAAAGGAACGATGGCCGGGGTTTTCGGAAATACAGCCCAACGGGTGGAGTGGTAGCCCGTGACTTCACCATCTAAAAAGGGGGAGGCAGCACTTAAGGCTAAAAAGAGGGGGGCTTCAACCCGGATTAACCGACAGGCCCGGATCAAGGTTTCTAAATCGGAAATTCCAACATTGATGTGAATGCTAGCCGTAACAACTTTGGTGTGATAGGTCTGCTCAATATAGTCGTGGTAGGGATTTTGGGGATCTGAGCGATAGAATGTTTGGCTCTCCCCTAAAGACAGGGTACTCCCCGGAATTAAGGTATAGTCCCCCAGGCCCCGTAAATATCGCCGTAAGCGCATTCTCGGCCGCAATAAATCACAGAGGGCTTGGTCATAAAGATAAACAGGGGGAGTGGTGTATTCCACATTGCGGCTATCGGGTTCACGGACAAAGCCATCTAGGGCCTGGACAATTTGATCTGATAAGCCAACAATCTTGCCATTGGGCCTGCCGGTATAGATTTCAACCTCAAATCCTTTCGATAACACAGCAATGCCTCTCGCCCCAGCGTTAATCTTGATTATGCCACTGAACCGGAATCAACTAAATTGTTTACCTTAGGAATGGTGCTGATTATGGGCAAATTAGGTTTTTCCAGCCTCTCAGGGCCCAGGCCCTAACATCAGTTGGCAAAGTATCCTAAGATTGACCATAAGATTTAAGGTTGTTTACACCAGGAAATTACCCTTAGGAGGAATTTATGGCACTCGTCCCCATGCGGCTGCTTTTGGATCATGCGGCTGAGAATGGATATGGCATCCCCGCATTTAACGTCAATAATATGGAACAAATCCAGGCCATTATGCAGGCTGCCAACGCCACTGATAGCCCAGTGATTTTACAAGCCTCTCGGGGGGCCCGGAAATATGCCGGTGAAAATTTCTTGCGTCACTTAATCTTAGCGGCTGTGGAAACCTATCCCCATATCCCCATTGTGATGCACCAGGATCATGGCAACGAACCGGCCACCTGCTATTCCGCCATTAAAAATGGTTTTACCAGTGTGATGATGGATGGTTCCTTAGAAGCCGATGCCAAAACCCCAGCCAGCTATGAATATAATGTCGCTGTCACCAGTGAAGTGGTGAAAGTGGCCCATGCCATCGGCGCATCGGTGGAGGGTGAACTGGGTTGCTTAGGCTCCTTGGAAACGGGTAAAGGGGAAGCGGAAGATGGCCACGGTTTTGAAGGGGAACTCGACCACTCAATGCTCTTAACCGATCCTGATGAAGCCGTGGATTTTGTTGAGCGCACCCAGGTTGATGCCTTGGCCGTTGCCATTGGAACCAGCCACGGAGCTTATAAATTCACCCGCAAACCGACCGGGGAAATTTTGGCCATCAGCCGGATTGAAGAAATCCACAGCCGCTTACCCAACACCCACTTGGTTATGCACGGGTCTTCCTCTGTACCGGAAGATTTGATTGCCTTGATCAACGAGTTTGGCGGGGCTATTCCCGAAACCTATGGCGTGCCCGTGGAAGAAATCCAAAAAGGGATCAAGAGCGGCGTGCGGAAAGTCAATATTGACACTGACAACCGGTTGGCGATCACGGCGGCGGTGCGGGAAGCCTTGGCCGGTAATCCGAAAGAGTTTGATCCTCGCCACTTCCTAAAGCCCTCCATCAAGTACATGGAAAAAGTCTGTGCCGACCGCTATCAGCAATTCTGGGCCGCCGGCCATGCCAGCAAGATCAAACAGGTCAGCTTGGAAGAGTACGCTGCCAAATATGCCAAAGGTGATCTGAAGCAAGTGGCCAAGAAAGCGGTGGCCGTCTAAGCCCCACTCTCGTTAACTCGACTGACTATCTCAAACACTAAACCAGGTTGCTCCAAAATAGTGGCCTGGTTTTTTGTTCGTCATCTCAACTCTCCACAAAGGGAGTTTGCCAATACTGCCAGTTTTCTTTGTTGAAAGGGGAACGCCAATGGAAAATTAGCTCTCGTTCCTGTTGTTGGCGCAGTTTTCGGTCAGCCGCCGCCCCAGGCCAAAAGCCAATCCCCACGGATACCTGTAGATTAACCGTCCTTAAAGCGGTGACATAGTTTTGGAGGTAGCGTTTACAACCATGTTCCCCCCGCCAGCGACTTTGATCATCTAGGGTTTCCCCGACATAGAGCAAAATGGGCCACTGGTAATCAATCACAAAGTAAAGGGCCGGCTGACCTGAGGTATTAGCTTGCCATCGCCAAAATTCCGTGTTTTGTTGCGGGAGGGTAAAGGGATTGAGGATTTGAGTGAGGGGTTGATCCGTTGTTGATTCTCTAGTTGGAAGATTGGTTTGGTTTTCCGGTTGCTCAAGGTTGGCTGGTTCGAGGGCAAATAATGACAATTGCGCGCTGGGAGATTGGGTTGCTTCGGATTGTTGATAGTCATAAATTTTTTGCTGCCAGGCCAAGAGTTGGGATGGGAAAAGGCCCAGGCCTGGTTGAACAGTGTAGGTTGCGGCAGCTTCTCGGAGTTGTTGGCGGGAAAAAAGCTGGGCTTGCTCTCCAACTGCGTATTTTGGCGGTTCGGAATCACGAGTCATTGGCTATAAATGATCACGGCAAAACTAAGATTAATGCCCGATACGGTTCTGCGGCTGATTCAATCCTGCCATAATCCTGTCATTGTCAGATTCTTTATCTACTGTCGCCCGAACACTTTACCCGACTAATCTTCCACAACTATGAAATCTCCCCTGTTATCCCTCTGCATGATTGTCAAAAACGAAGCGCATCAGTTGGGACGCTGTTTGGCGAGTGTGCAGCCCTATGCCGATGAATTGATTATTGTGGATACTGGCTCCACGGATGACACCCTGAAGGTTGCGGTGGAGTTTGGGGCCAAGGTGTTTGAGTTTGCTTGGTGTAATGATTTTTCAGCCGCCCGGAATTATTCTCTCGACCAGGCCAACGGAATTTGGATATTAGTCCTCGATGCCGATGAAGTCTTACGGGTGGAAACTCCTGATTTTAGAGCTAGACTCCAGGCCCACCCGAAAATTGAAGTCTATACTCTCACCCGTCAAGAAGTCGCTACCCAAAGCCAGTTTTCCCCCTTCCGAATTATCCGCCTGTTTCGGAATCAGCCTTATTTGCGCTATGCCGAGCCGTTCCATGAGCAACTGGTCTCCCTCCGACCGGAAATTCCCCAGGTTGACCATTTACCTGGCCTGGTGATTGATCATTATGGCTATGGCCCCGATATGATGATGAGCAAAATTAAGTCGCGGAATATCCCCATCCTGGAAGCAATTCGGGCCTCCACTGGCCTGAGTTTAACCCTCCTCTTTGCCCTCAGCGATCTCTATGAAGCTACGGATCAACCTGCTGCGGCCCA
Above is a window of Pseudocalidococcus azoricus BACA0444 DNA encoding:
- a CDS encoding type II toxin-antitoxin system HicB family antitoxin is translated as MHTQHFTAIIYKEEDVYIAECPEVGTVDQGTTIEEAITGLKEATRLYLEEFPLPEKSPRFVTSIEISYA
- the fba gene encoding class II fructose-bisphosphate aldolase (catalyzes the reversible aldol condensation of dihydroxyacetonephosphate and glyceraldehyde 3-phosphate in the Calvin cycle, glycolysis, and/or gluconeogenesis) encodes the protein MALVPMRLLLDHAAENGYGIPAFNVNNMEQIQAIMQAANATDSPVILQASRGARKYAGENFLRHLILAAVETYPHIPIVMHQDHGNEPATCYSAIKNGFTSVMMDGSLEADAKTPASYEYNVAVTSEVVKVAHAIGASVEGELGCLGSLETGKGEAEDGHGFEGELDHSMLLTDPDEAVDFVERTQVDALAVAIGTSHGAYKFTRKPTGEILAISRIEEIHSRLPNTHLVMHGSSSVPEDLIALINEFGGAIPETYGVPVEEIQKGIKSGVRKVNIDTDNRLAITAAVREALAGNPKEFDPRHFLKPSIKYMEKVCADRYQQFWAAGHASKIKQVSLEEYAAKYAKGDLKQVAKKAVAV
- a CDS encoding DUF29 domain-containing protein, with protein sequence MNTQTPIPLSLYELDFQAWTETQAEYLRTHNMEQLDFENLAEEIAALGKQQQQELENRLGILLGHLLKWHYQPQFRSKSWQATIREQRRQINRLISKNPSLKSYWPEAMAEGYLNALDLVDRETPLKLSELPEVCPFSVDEIFDAPIEFECD
- a CDS encoding tRNA (cytidine(34)-2'-O)-methyltransferase, coding for MPRVVLIYPEIPPNTGNIARSCAATGTELHLIEPLGFRITDRDLKRAGIDYWPYVDVTCHRCWEEFHQMAQARGGRYVGFMARGKTNYWDVKYQETDWLLFGSESSGIPAEIAAVCDQSAFIPMPQAKVRSLNLSVSAALGLFEAYRQLTFSKDQ
- a CDS encoding glycosyltransferase family 2 protein yields the protein MKSPLLSLCMIVKNEAHQLGRCLASVQPYADELIIVDTGSTDDTLKVAVEFGAKVFEFAWCNDFSAARNYSLDQANGIWILVLDADEVLRVETPDFRARLQAHPKIEVYTLTRQEVATQSQFSPFRIIRLFRNQPYLRYAEPFHEQLVSLRPEIPQVDHLPGLVIDHYGYGPDMMMSKIKSRNIPILEAIRASTGLSLTLLFALSDLYEATDQPAAAQACQEELFERILPHLLDNAPITNFPALPEALYRLGRKLLELEDWETVRLIGQRGLAWYPHYPPLNYLAGLFLNSLQFPLGASAYFQNCLDLGQTQTYDQSFPFNQAYMGQFAANMLSQCHLELSPK
- the gshA gene encoding glutamate--cysteine ligase: MLSKGFEVEIYTGRPNGKIVGLSDQIVQALDGFVREPDSRNVEYTTPPVYLYDQALCDLLRPRMRLRRYLRGLGDYTLIPGSTLSLGESQTFYRSDPQNPYHDYIEQTYHTKVVTASIHINVGISDLETLIRACRLIRVEAPLFLALSAASPFLDGEVTGYHSTRWAVFPKTPAIVPLFTSHQHFIAWTKEQLALGTMQNVRHLWSAVRPNGDRRPYDLNRLELRICDLVTDPISLLAITALLEARLLQVIENPELDPLIQSDLARSGLDLAALADENEIAVAQASLGAPLRHWQDGREISASDWIGELYDQVYPTAKQQGFSCFLNPVKKILREGNQAQKWLQSYAQGQSVTSIIQEAIVQLQAEEVDLEDKLCQPLPDLIPV
- a CDS encoding GIY-YIG nuclease family protein, with the protein product MTRDSEPPKYAVGEQAQLFSRQQLREAAATYTVQPGLGLFPSQLLAWQQKIYDYQQSEATQSPSAQLSLFALEPANLEQPENQTNLPTRESTTDQPLTQILNPFTLPQQNTEFWRWQANTSGQPALYFVIDYQWPILLYVGETLDDQSRWRGEHGCKRYLQNYVTALRTVNLQVSVGIGFWPGAAADRKLRQQQERELIFHWRSPFNKENWQYWQTPFVES
- a CDS encoding type II toxin-antitoxin system HicA family toxin; translated protein: MPKLPRISSREVIRALERLGFQRIRQTGSHVVMKKRLEEGELGCVVPVHQELKVGTLRGILKQAQVTVEELIENL